The proteins below come from a single Vitis vinifera cultivar Pinot Noir 40024 chromosome 9, ASM3070453v1 genomic window:
- the LOC132252614 gene encoding uncharacterized protein LOC132252614 translates to MKAVMIATSGDPQVLQVQEVENPKIGDDEVLIRVDTATINRADTLQGKGLHPPSKAAVPTPASNVLESSKLLEGSSFDGRLAISLWYTDVCSSFLWYTVCGGGYAEKVAVPAGQVLLVPSGVSLKDAAGIPEVAYPVWF, encoded by the exons ATGAAAGCCGTAATGATCGCCACTTCCGGTGATCCCCAAGTTCTCCAAGTGCAAGAAGTCGAAAACCCTAAAATTGGAGATGATGAAGTTCTAATTAGAGTGGACACCGCTACCATTAATCGAGCAGATACGCTTCAGGGAAAGGGCTTGCACCCTCCCTCAAAGGCGGCAGTCCCTACCCCGGCCTCGAATGTTCTGGAATCATCGAAGCTGTTGGAAGGGTCGTCGTTCGATGGAAGGTTGGCGATCAG TTTGTGGTATACAGATGTGTGCTCTTCTTTCTTGTGGTATACAGTTTGTGGTGGAGGGTATGCTGAAAAAGTGGCTGTTCCAGCTGGGCAAGTTCTTCTTGTCCCATCTGGTGTTTCTCTAAAGGATGCTGCCGGTATTCCTGAGGTTGCATATCCTGTTTGGTTTTAA